The following are encoded together in the Capsulimonas corticalis genome:
- a CDS encoding ABC transporter ATP-binding protein, with translation MAATEYIVRTKDVVKIYKLGDEVLRALNGVSVDIKRGEYISIMGPSGSGKSTLFNAIGGLDKPDSGSVFINDVDMAQLDAGELAYLRCHTIGYIFQTFNLIPVMTALENVMLPTIFAGMPSEDGTKRALELLDIVGLGHRRDHKPTELSGGQQQRVAIARSLANNPSIVLADEPTGNLDSKTGEDIIALLRHLNQDQGVTIITATHDYKMVDVSDRTIWIRDGKVEKIQNRSEIKLNIGAMSGEAQLLEG, from the coding sequence ATGGCCGCAACAGAGTATATCGTCCGCACCAAGGACGTCGTCAAGATTTACAAGCTGGGGGATGAGGTCCTGCGCGCGCTGAACGGCGTCAGCGTCGATATCAAGCGCGGCGAGTACATCTCGATTATGGGCCCGTCGGGCTCCGGAAAGTCCACGCTGTTCAACGCCATCGGCGGCCTGGACAAGCCCGACAGCGGCAGCGTCTTCATCAACGATGTCGATATGGCGCAGCTCGACGCCGGCGAACTGGCGTACCTGCGCTGCCATACGATCGGCTACATCTTCCAGACGTTCAACCTCATCCCCGTCATGACCGCGCTGGAGAACGTGATGCTGCCGACGATCTTCGCCGGTATGCCCTCCGAAGACGGCACGAAGCGCGCCCTGGAGCTGCTGGACATCGTCGGCCTCGGCCACCGCCGCGATCACAAGCCGACCGAGCTCTCCGGCGGCCAGCAGCAGCGCGTCGCCATCGCGCGCTCCCTGGCGAATAACCCCAGCATCGTCCTGGCCGACGAACCGACCGGCAACCTCGACTCCAAGACGGGCGAAGACATCATCGCCCTCCTGCGCCACCTCAACCAGGACCAGGGCGTGACGATCATCACGGCGACGCACGATTACAAGATGGTGGACGTTTCCGACCGGACGATTTGGATACGGGACGGCAAGGTGGAGAAGATTCAGAACCGTTCGGAGATCAAGCTCAATATTGGGGCGATGTCCGGGGAGGCGCAGTTATTGGAGGGGTAG
- a CDS encoding WD40 repeat domain-containing protein — protein sequence MIVQRWIVSTLAVGFVFGATALWQRSDNPFAHLAIAQGQSPEPKYTFSAVWPQPLPVTDFRSASISPDNAFFAVVASDKNTVTLRHQNGKKIWSIPDPGATKACVSAGGDSVITYAPLNPTRPSVTIVRGIHADSVTRRTLDGAIWDASMSQDGKTAAVVTGNHSLYLFTMRPQLSCNQWSIDGIGNSVAVNTKTQCVVAGTWDDSGVACYNFQGQLLWKYPSDAGKRRTVLNRLFEAQFSQDGQYVLGISYSNIHHSDGVLYLWQRGGNGVPLWSHALGPDASDLKARITADGRYVALSYLQNIAQGDRSAEQRWLLLLDHNGKEVVRRGGLLFPPNLVSVSPDGSIIAVSVGDKALYNVNNQGRVFAPKSMDTSIRQTATSPDGTLMLVYTGDGALSLVRPL from the coding sequence GTGATTGTCCAGCGCTGGATCGTCAGCACTCTCGCAGTGGGATTTGTGTTCGGGGCGACTGCTCTCTGGCAGCGTTCCGATAACCCGTTCGCACATCTGGCGATCGCGCAGGGGCAGTCGCCGGAGCCCAAGTACACCTTCTCCGCCGTCTGGCCGCAGCCGCTTCCGGTCACCGATTTCCGCTCGGCCTCCATCTCTCCCGACAACGCCTTCTTCGCCGTGGTGGCCTCCGACAAGAACACCGTGACGCTGCGGCATCAAAACGGCAAGAAGATCTGGAGCATCCCCGATCCGGGCGCGACGAAAGCCTGCGTCAGCGCCGGCGGCGATTCCGTCATTACCTACGCGCCGCTCAACCCGACTCGCCCGAGCGTGACGATCGTCCGCGGCATCCATGCGGACAGCGTGACGCGGCGCACATTGGACGGCGCGATCTGGGACGCCTCCATGTCGCAGGACGGCAAGACAGCCGCCGTCGTCACCGGCAACCACTCGCTTTATCTCTTCACCATGCGCCCGCAGCTCTCGTGCAACCAGTGGTCGATCGACGGAATCGGCAACTCGGTCGCGGTGAACACCAAGACCCAGTGCGTCGTCGCCGGCACCTGGGACGACAGCGGCGTGGCGTGTTACAACTTCCAGGGACAACTGCTTTGGAAATACCCGAGCGACGCCGGGAAGCGGCGAACCGTGCTGAACCGGCTCTTTGAGGCGCAGTTTTCGCAGGACGGGCAGTATGTTCTGGGGATCTCGTATTCGAACATCCATCACAGCGACGGCGTTCTGTATCTCTGGCAGCGCGGCGGCAACGGCGTTCCGCTCTGGTCGCACGCGCTTGGGCCGGACGCTTCCGATCTCAAAGCCCGCATCACCGCCGACGGCCGCTATGTCGCGCTCTCCTATCTGCAAAACATCGCTCAGGGCGACCGTTCCGCCGAGCAGCGCTGGCTCCTGCTACTCGATCACAACGGCAAGGAAGTCGTCCGTCGCGGCGGTCTGCTGTTCCCGCCCAACCTGGTCAGCGTCTCCCCCGACGGCTCCATCATCGCCGTGTCCGTCGGCGACAAAGCCCTGTACAATGTGAACAACCAGGGCCGAGTCTTCGCGCCCAAGAGCATGGACACATCGATCCGGCAGACCGCCACCTCGCCAGACGGCACCCTGATGCTTGTCTACACCGGCGACGGCGCCCTGAGCCTCGTCCGACCGCTTTAG
- the pdxT gene encoding pyridoxal 5'-phosphate synthase glutaminase subunit PdxT, whose product MANSPKVAVVAMQGDYAKHIEMLQSLGADAASARLPREIEQADAIVIPGGESTTIGKMLARYGMDDAIKNAAEAGKPIYGTCAGLILLSQRIAAGTGERGGQPTLGLLDVTVTRNGFGRQTDSFETTVDAPEVSDTPLHALFIRAPYISEAGDGVVALASYEGKTVFVRQGKILATAFHPELVGDARVHRYFLSMIGQG is encoded by the coding sequence ATGGCGAACTCGCCAAAAGTCGCGGTGGTCGCCATGCAAGGCGATTACGCGAAGCATATCGAAATGCTCCAGAGCCTGGGCGCCGACGCGGCGTCGGCCCGCCTGCCCCGTGAGATCGAACAAGCCGACGCGATTGTGATCCCCGGCGGCGAAAGCACGACGATTGGCAAAATGCTCGCGCGCTACGGGATGGATGACGCGATTAAAAATGCCGCCGAAGCGGGTAAACCCATCTATGGAACCTGCGCGGGTCTGATCTTGCTGTCCCAGCGCATCGCGGCGGGCACGGGTGAGCGCGGCGGCCAGCCGACCCTCGGCCTGCTCGACGTCACCGTCACCCGCAACGGCTTTGGCCGGCAAACGGACTCGTTCGAAACAACGGTCGATGCTCCGGAAGTGAGCGACACTCCGCTGCATGCGCTGTTCATTCGCGCGCCTTATATTTCGGAAGCGGGAGACGGCGTCGTGGCGCTGGCTTCCTACGAAGGCAAAACGGTCTTCGTCCGCCAGGGCAAGATTCTTGCGACCGCGTTTCACCCGGAACTGGTGGGCGACGCCCGCGTGCATCGCTACTTCCTTTCCATGATCGGGCAAGGTTAA
- a CDS encoding potassium channel family protein — MRTVACLLSLTCLVFILWEAFETIVLPRTVSRSLRMTRLLYRYGWRIWKRIAERIGDPGRRETFLGYFGPMSLPMLMAIWAVGLIVAFGTLQWAMGMPLADSYHSQSYSSHVYMSGTTFFTLGYGDVTPVSRLGRACAVAESGVGLGFFALVIGYLPVLYQVFSRREITISLLDARAGTPPAAVELLRRYQVNEDVGALDALLKEWEHWSAELLESQLSYAVLAYYRSQHDRASWLSTLTLIMDTCALLIVGVDGIKATQARLTFAMARHAAVDISLVFNTKPSNPEQDRLPAEQLAEARRILAEAGAPLRDGPDADAKLQKIRALYEPYVHALGDTMLYPLPNWIAEPGALDNWQTSSWDHNMAGDRNHFG; from the coding sequence ATGAGAACCGTCGCTTGTCTCCTGAGCCTTACCTGCCTGGTCTTTATTCTGTGGGAGGCGTTCGAAACGATCGTCCTCCCGCGCACGGTGTCCCGCAGTTTGCGCATGACCCGTCTGCTCTATCGATACGGCTGGAGAATTTGGAAAAGAATCGCCGAGCGCATCGGCGACCCCGGCAGGCGTGAAACATTTCTCGGCTATTTTGGGCCCATGTCCCTGCCGATGCTGATGGCGATCTGGGCGGTCGGGCTAATCGTGGCTTTCGGAACGCTGCAATGGGCGATGGGGATGCCGCTGGCCGATTCCTATCATTCGCAATCGTATTCCAGCCATGTCTACATGAGCGGCACGACGTTTTTCACGCTGGGATACGGCGATGTTACGCCGGTCTCGCGTCTCGGGCGCGCCTGCGCCGTCGCCGAATCGGGAGTTGGGCTCGGCTTCTTTGCGCTCGTCATCGGCTATCTGCCGGTGCTCTACCAGGTGTTCTCACGAAGGGAAATTACGATCTCGCTGCTGGACGCGCGCGCCGGCACGCCGCCCGCCGCCGTGGAGCTGCTGCGGAGATATCAGGTGAACGAGGATGTCGGCGCGCTCGACGCGCTGCTGAAGGAATGGGAGCACTGGTCCGCGGAGCTGCTGGAGAGCCAGCTCTCTTACGCCGTGCTGGCGTACTACCGATCGCAGCATGACCGGGCGTCCTGGCTGTCCACCCTCACGCTGATTATGGACACCTGCGCGCTGCTGATCGTCGGCGTGGACGGGATCAAGGCGACGCAGGCGCGGCTGACGTTCGCGATGGCGCGGCACGCCGCCGTGGACATCTCGCTCGTCTTCAACACCAAGCCGAGCAATCCCGAGCAGGACCGTTTGCCGGCGGAGCAGCTTGCGGAGGCGCGCCGCATTTTGGCGGAGGCCGGCGCGCCGCTGCGCGACGGCCCCGATGCGGACGCCAAGCTGCAAAAGATCCGAGCGCTGTATGAGCCCTATGTCCACGCGCTCGGCGACACCATGCTGTATCCGCTGCCGAATTGGATCGCCGAGCCGGGAGCGCTCGACAACTGGCAGACCAGCTCCTGGGACCACAACATGGCCGGCGACCGCAATCACTTCGGGTAA
- a CDS encoding ABC-F family ATP-binding cassette domain-containing protein, with the protein MSILTVSDLEKGFGVDLLFRGVTFSIAAGQKMGLVGRNGCGKTTLLRILMGLETPDAGRVSLANGRRLGYLRQEAPVHPEHTIWEEVQQIFEPLREMEATLQVLEHEMTDATTDEALERVMAQYSDMRDAFEAAGGYHYSNDLEMVMERLGFTEADHTKLVGSCSGGEQTRLALAKIVLSKPDILILDEPTNHLDIGATEWLEGFLKSYEGAVLLVSHDRYFLDAVTDTIGEVENQKLTVYRGNYSHYHQQKQEQLQRQQDMYENQQAEIARLNDLVKRNMAANATQAHLRLKTQGRIERMEKIDRPKTDTSSMHARFDAAGAGRVGREVIQMEDLAKSYGDRTLFSHVNATVERGERVGLVGPNGAGKTTMVKILLGLETPSQGLIHFGHNVRLSYFSQHATDSLDTSLSVLDTVLGSADMTSTEARNYLARFLFMGDDVFKQVGMLSGGEKNKLALACMILEPCNLLILDEPTNHLDIASCEVLTEMLSNYDGTLMIVSHDRYLLNATTNKTLALTGDGGVVNFEGNYAAWREAQKANLPAAKPKVEPAKKAAPAPAPVKAAASAPVAATNGAGGGGKSGLNFRDLSKARTKAKELVVKTEATVNKIEARIGELETKLASPSDSVQEMVTLAAEHTRLQDELMTALAAWEKAVADQEELG; encoded by the coding sequence ATGAGTATATTGACCGTTTCGGATTTGGAAAAGGGCTTCGGCGTCGACTTATTGTTTCGCGGAGTGACCTTCAGCATCGCCGCCGGGCAGAAAATGGGGCTTGTCGGACGCAACGGCTGCGGCAAGACGACCCTGCTGCGGATTTTGATGGGATTGGAAACGCCCGACGCGGGACGGGTGTCGCTGGCGAACGGCCGTCGCCTTGGGTATCTGCGCCAGGAAGCGCCGGTTCACCCGGAGCACACGATCTGGGAGGAAGTCCAGCAGATCTTTGAGCCTCTGCGTGAGATGGAGGCGACGCTTCAGGTGCTGGAGCATGAGATGACCGATGCGACCACGGACGAAGCGCTGGAGCGGGTGATGGCCCAATACTCCGATATGCGCGACGCCTTCGAGGCCGCCGGCGGTTACCATTACTCCAATGACCTGGAAATGGTGATGGAGCGCCTCGGTTTCACCGAGGCCGACCACACCAAGCTCGTCGGATCGTGCTCCGGCGGCGAGCAGACACGTCTGGCCCTGGCGAAGATCGTTCTGTCCAAGCCGGACATTTTGATCCTGGACGAACCGACGAACCACCTGGACATCGGCGCGACGGAGTGGCTGGAAGGATTCCTCAAGAGCTACGAAGGCGCCGTGCTGCTTGTCAGCCACGACCGGTACTTCCTGGACGCCGTCACCGATACGATCGGCGAGGTCGAGAATCAAAAGCTGACCGTGTACCGGGGCAACTACTCGCACTACCATCAGCAGAAGCAAGAGCAGCTCCAGCGCCAGCAGGACATGTACGAGAATCAGCAGGCGGAGATCGCTCGGCTCAACGACCTCGTCAAGCGCAACATGGCCGCGAACGCCACCCAGGCGCACCTGCGCCTGAAGACTCAGGGCCGTATCGAGCGCATGGAGAAGATCGACCGCCCGAAGACGGACACCAGCAGCATGCACGCGCGGTTCGACGCCGCTGGCGCCGGCCGGGTGGGGCGCGAAGTGATCCAGATGGAAGACCTCGCGAAGTCCTACGGCGACCGCACGCTCTTCTCCCATGTGAACGCGACCGTGGAGCGCGGCGAGCGCGTCGGCCTTGTCGGTCCGAACGGCGCGGGCAAAACGACGATGGTGAAGATCTTACTGGGCCTGGAAACGCCAAGCCAGGGCCTGATCCACTTTGGGCACAACGTCCGGCTGTCGTACTTTTCGCAGCACGCGACGGACAGCCTGGACACCAGTCTCTCGGTCCTCGACACCGTGCTCGGATCGGCGGACATGACGAGCACCGAAGCGCGCAACTATCTCGCCCGCTTTCTATTCATGGGCGACGATGTCTTCAAGCAAGTCGGCATGCTGTCGGGCGGCGAGAAGAACAAATTGGCCCTGGCGTGTATGATCCTGGAGCCTTGCAACCTGCTGATCCTGGACGAACCGACGAACCACCTGGACATTGCGAGCTGCGAAGTGCTGACCGAGATGCTGTCGAACTACGACGGCACCCTGATGATCGTCTCGCACGACCGTTATCTTCTGAACGCCACGACCAACAAGACGCTTGCCCTCACCGGCGACGGCGGCGTGGTCAACTTCGAAGGCAACTACGCCGCCTGGCGCGAAGCTCAGAAAGCGAACTTGCCGGCCGCCAAACCAAAGGTCGAACCCGCGAAGAAAGCCGCTCCGGCGCCCGCGCCGGTCAAGGCCGCCGCATCCGCCCCCGTCGCCGCCACGAACGGCGCGGGCGGCGGCGGCAAGTCCGGCCTCAACTTCCGCGATCTCAGCAAGGCGCGAACGAAGGCGAAAGAGCTTGTCGTCAAGACCGAAGCCACCGTCAACAAGATCGAAGCGCGGATCGGGGAGCTGGAGACCAAACTCGCCTCGCCCAGCGATTCGGTTCAGGAAATGGTGACGCTCGCCGCCGAGCACACCCGTCTGCAAGACGAGCTGATGACGGCGCTGGCGGCGTGGGAGAAGGCGGTCGCGGATCAAGAGGAATTGGGATAG
- a CDS encoding LysM peptidoglycan-binding domain-containing protein — protein sequence MSEQTPHAEIPESTEEILRADAALRRQLRLFKALAGVAVVALLAGGGYVVYQRHLGQPVSILLDGKPIVTLQNQQTATTVLAAAERKAAGFDVGAKDIVRLQKVQFVRTSGSEPIDSPDTAQDKIASRLKLHVYAYAISVNKRVTVALPTEDDANKTLTLIKDHFAQAPPDAKVIGDPTFSENVLVARKAVDPARIKPTPEEAATFSWTPPPSKDYVVKPHETGYAIARKNHISFSDFLIANAGRNLNKLKPGDTVIIQKNPLPLTVLVKKQFQADEKIIANAPESEAGLRTVTYLVTYANGAEIHRDVQNMMTIKKPRTRTEL from the coding sequence CGCGCTGCGGCGTCAGCTGCGCTTGTTCAAAGCGCTGGCCGGCGTCGCCGTGGTCGCCCTGCTCGCGGGCGGCGGCTACGTTGTCTATCAGCGCCATCTCGGGCAGCCGGTCTCGATCCTGCTCGACGGCAAGCCGATCGTCACGCTGCAAAACCAGCAAACCGCCACCACCGTGCTGGCGGCGGCGGAGCGCAAAGCCGCCGGATTTGACGTCGGCGCGAAGGATATCGTCCGCCTGCAAAAAGTGCAGTTCGTGCGCACCTCGGGCAGCGAGCCGATCGACAGCCCCGACACCGCGCAGGACAAGATCGCATCGCGTCTCAAGCTGCACGTCTACGCATACGCGATCTCGGTCAACAAGCGTGTGACCGTCGCGCTGCCGACGGAAGACGACGCCAACAAAACGCTCACCCTGATCAAGGACCACTTCGCGCAGGCGCCGCCCGACGCGAAAGTCATCGGCGATCCGACCTTTTCGGAAAACGTGCTCGTCGCGCGCAAAGCCGTCGACCCGGCGCGCATCAAGCCGACTCCCGAGGAAGCGGCGACTTTTAGCTGGACGCCCCCGCCCTCCAAGGATTACGTGGTCAAGCCACACGAAACGGGGTATGCGATCGCCCGCAAAAACCACATCAGTTTCTCTGATTTTCTGATCGCGAACGCCGGCCGCAACCTCAACAAGCTGAAGCCAGGCGACACCGTGATCATCCAGAAGAACCCACTGCCGCTGACAGTATTAGTGAAGAAACAATTTCAGGCGGATGAGAAGATCATCGCGAACGCCCCCGAAAGCGAAGCCGGCCTGCGCACCGTCACATATCTTGTGACATACGCCAACGGCGCGGAGATTCATCGGGATGTTCAGAACATGATGACAATCAAAAAGCCCCGTACGCGTACGGAGCTTTGA